The Geoalkalibacter sp. genome includes the window CCACCCATGCAGCCCATTCATGCGGATAAACGCTCGCAAAAACGGCGCAACACCATTTACTATCTGGAGGTCTACGACCTGGATTCGGGGCAACTCCTCGGGCGGTTGGCGGACATCACCGTCCAGGGCATGCTGCTGCTCAGCGAATCGCCCATCGTGCCGGAGCGCACCTACAAATGCCGCATGGTTTTGCCGGCGGAGATTCTCGGGCGCGGCAACATTCTCTTCGACGCCACCTGCGTGTGGAGCCGCAAGGCCCTCAACGATGATTTCTTCGAGGCCGGGTTTCGCTCCCTGATCGCCGATCCCGGCGACATCGACGCCATCGAGATGCTCATTCAGCGCTTTGCCTTCAACGACCTCTAGCCCGCCGCGTTCCCGACGACCCGGGCCTCCGCCGATCAGTCGCGGCATTTCCTCGCGCCTCGCGGCGCGACAAGCGGCAAGGTCCCTGGTAAGCTATTCCGGCACTGCATCCTTTGACCTGCTGCCGGACGTTCTTCCATGACCGCTGACACATCCGCCGCCCGACGCGCCCTGTTCGACCACATCGCACCCTTTGTCGCCTGGCTGCTGCTCATGGAGCTGCTGCCGCGCACCGCCTGGGCCTATGCCCTGCGCGGGACCCTGTGCCTGGGGCTGCTGCTCTGGTGCCGCCCCTGGCGCCATTATCCGCGCCCCAACCCGCGGCATATGCCCCTGGCCCTGGCCCTGGGCGCCCTGGTCTGCCTGGTGTGGATTCTGCCCGAACTGCCTTTCTGGCAAAACTGGCCTGCGTTTGAACAGTTCTACCGCCAATACGG containing:
- a CDS encoding PilZ domain-containing protein, which encodes MQPIHADKRSQKRRNTIYYLEVYDLDSGQLLGRLADITVQGMLLLSESPIVPERTYKCRMVLPAEILGRGNILFDATCVWSRKALNDDFFEAGFRSLIADPGDIDAIEMLIQRFAFNDL